Proteins from one Impatiens glandulifera chromosome 2, dImpGla2.1, whole genome shotgun sequence genomic window:
- the LOC124926774 gene encoding ultraviolet-B receptor UVR8: MAVAGISTGSRSLSHKIVSVAAGEAHTLVLSADGSVYAWGKGRLGRLGTGSENDEPFPVRVGSDSNLRFVEVAAGAYHSLALADDGSVWSWGYNIYGQLGIDGENAGKPRLVERFLELRSSSLTEDEHGRRKPLKVSFIKAGGMMSLAIDDLGGLWIWGNCPQQGGSNEESFSLVKSSVPIPVWNFHGHTVVKVACGNEHIVALVSAGESYKADDLVCYSWGNNNHGQLGLGDRESRSRPEIIQNFNEDSSWVVYQVACGAFHTVLLGLDKRLGDTLGSICWTFGLGDNGQLGHGSSRSANLPEPVQGLPEETFLVSVDCGLFHTSVVSSSGDVWSWGMEKGLGLCPDSTDMGDAVGPRLITNVNGSTFPDPVQVACGAAHTVLVGEGGFQVWSWGRGRNGVLGTGRTIDAFVPTSVLWPPFAGGQPVIENERRRIEKSPVIENERRTEKSPEMDRTLATVLEEREVLRSKLSIMGRYASLLHGSIFGKPFEEKDIPESLLHSSGTFDVAKEWENMLESSDVGRLHRLEMFYRNMVEGVKDKRMKKRVEEIVKECIAGSRTGRQ; this comes from the exons ATGGCGGTCGCCGGAATATCTACCGGTTCTCGGAGTTTATCTCACAAAATCGTCTCCGTCGCTGCCGGAGAAGCTCATACTCTTGTTCTATCGG CGGACGGAAGTGTTTACGCTTGGGGAAAAGGAAGGCTTGGTCGACTTGGAACTGGGTCGGAGAACGACGAACCCTTTCCAGTCAGGGTTGGATCAGATTCGAACCTCAGATTTGTCGAAGTAGCTGCTGGTGCTTATCATAGTCTTGCACTTGCAG ATGATGGTTCAGTCTGGAGCTGGGGTTATAATATCT ATGGCCAACTTGGTATTGATGGGGAGAATGCTGGAAAACCCCGTTTAGTTGAACGGTTTCTTGAATTGAGATCTTCTAGTTTAACCGAAGATGAACATGGCCGAAGAAAACCATTGAAAGTTTCTTTCATTAAGGCTGGAGGAATGATGTCTTTAGCAATTGATGATCTTGGTGGACTTTGGATTTGGGGAAACTGTCCTCAACAAGGCGGTTCTAATGAAGAATCGTTTTCTCTTGTTAAAAGTTCGGTTCCAATTCCGGTTTGGAATTTCCATGGTCATACGGTTGTTAAAGTAGCATGCGGAAACGAGCATATAGTCGCGTTGGTAAGTGCGGGCGAGAGTTATAAGGCTGATGATCTTGTTTGTTATTCTTGGGGTAATAATAACCATGGTCAATTAGGACTTGGAGATCGAGAAAGTCGATCGCGTCCTGaaatcattcaaaattttaacgaAGATTCTTCGTGGGTGGTTTATCAAGTTGCGTGTGGTGCATTCCACACGGTTTTGCTCGGGTTGGATAAGAGATTGGGCGATACATTGGGTAGTATATGTTGGACTTTCGGTTTGGGAGATAACGGGCAATTAGGTCACGGGTCTAGTAGAAGTGCGAATTTGCCCGAACCTGTTCAGGGTCTTCCGGAGGAGACCTTTTTGGTGTCAGTGGATTGCGGGTTGTTTCACACGAGCGTGGTTTCGTCGTCTGGCGATGTTTGGTCATGGGGAATGGAGAAGGGTCTAGGGTTATGTCCGGATTCTACGGATATGGGCGATGCTGTCGGGCCGAGACTAATTACGAATGTTAACGGGTCTACGTTTCCCGACCCGGTCCAAGTAGCGTGTGGGGCTGCCCACACGGTTCTTGTTGGTGAAGGTGGATTTCAGGTTTGGTCGTGGGGTCGGGGGAGAAACGGGGTTCTGGGAACCGGTAGAACCATAGACGCTTTCGTTCCGACTTCTGTTCTTTGGCCTCCGTTCGCTGGAGGCCAACCGGTTATCGAGAACGAGAGAAGGAGAATCGAGAAGAGCCCGGTTATCGAAAACGAGAGGAGAACCGAGAAGAGTCCGGAGATGGACAGGACTTTAGCGACGGTATTAGAGGAAAGGGAGGTTCTTCGATCAAAGTTATCGATAATGGGAAGGTATGCTTCCCTTCTTCACGGGTCGATATTTGGGAAACCGTTCGAGGAGAAGGATATTCCGGAATCGTTGTTGCATAGTTCGGGCACGTTTGATGTTGCGAAAGAATGGGAAAACATGTTGGAATCATCGGACGTAGGAAGGTTACATCGGTTGGAGATGTTTTATAGAAATATGGTTGAAGGTGTTAAAGATAAGCGAATGAAGAAAAGGGTCGAGGAGATTGTTAAAGAATGTATTGCCGGTTCTCGAACCGGGAGACAATGA